From the genome of Nakamurella flavida, one region includes:
- a CDS encoding PfkB family carbohydrate kinase, translating into MPERTASHRPDSSVAAARPVGVFVGLATLDVIHYLPVAPGANEKVTATDSSIAAGGPAANAAVTFAGLGGDAVLITAIGRHPVGDLIRADLDRYGVRVVDLSAEVDSEPALSAITVSGNGDRSVVSMDATGFDLAEIPDLAPWIGPADILLIDGHHPALADVAARTANRLGVPVVIDAGRWKPQMATLVPQAGTVICSGDFRVPGSHDVRESAARLVADGNRIVITTQGAEAVLWWEGGRHGEIVPPRIAAVDTLGAGDVFHGAYCFFATQEDTCLTDRLGGAASVAAVRCARRGARAWLSDLPHRSPRPSPGTASPPDHPDPIPRPHLDDAGRPDKREPAPAPRPPSATIAAVLPQRTMP; encoded by the coding sequence GTGCCTGAACGCACCGCATCCCACCGCCCGGACAGTTCCGTCGCCGCCGCCCGACCCGTCGGCGTGTTCGTCGGACTGGCCACGCTCGACGTCATCCACTACCTGCCCGTCGCGCCCGGTGCGAACGAGAAGGTCACCGCGACCGACTCCTCCATCGCCGCCGGTGGTCCGGCCGCCAACGCCGCCGTCACCTTCGCCGGGCTCGGCGGGGACGCCGTCCTGATCACCGCGATCGGTCGACACCCGGTCGGGGACCTCATCCGGGCCGACCTCGACCGGTACGGCGTCCGGGTCGTCGACCTGTCCGCCGAGGTGGACAGCGAACCCGCCCTGTCCGCCATCACCGTCAGCGGCAACGGCGATCGGAGCGTCGTCAGCATGGACGCCACCGGGTTCGACCTCGCCGAGATCCCGGACCTGGCCCCGTGGATCGGGCCGGCGGACATCCTGTTGATCGACGGGCACCACCCCGCGCTGGCCGACGTGGCCGCCCGCACCGCGAACCGCCTCGGTGTACCGGTGGTCATCGACGCCGGTCGCTGGAAGCCGCAGATGGCCACTCTCGTCCCCCAGGCCGGCACGGTGATCTGCTCCGGCGACTTCCGCGTGCCCGGTTCGCACGACGTGCGGGAGAGCGCCGCGCGCCTGGTCGCCGACGGAAACCGGATCGTGATCACCACTCAGGGCGCGGAGGCGGTCCTGTGGTGGGAGGGTGGGCGGCACGGGGAGATCGTTCCCCCGCGGATCGCGGCGGTGGACACGCTCGGTGCGGGGGACGTCTTCCACGGTGCCTACTGCTTCTTCGCCACCCAGGAGGACACATGCCTCACCGATCGACTCGGAGGGGCGGCGTCGGTGGCCGCGGTGCGGTGCGCGCGGCGCGGCGCCCGGGCCTGGTTGTCCGACCTCCCCCACCGCTCTCCCCGTCCCTCCCCCGGGACCGCCTCACCACCGGACCACCCTGATCCCATTCCACGGCCCCATCTCGACGACGCCGGT